A window from Mycobacterium saskatchewanense encodes these proteins:
- a CDS encoding ferredoxin produces MKIHLDRTLCDGFGICAKHAPAYFSLDDWGYACVIGDGTVAAADRDAVMRALMDCPVHAIMELDERRPDDVPPPPSGDEDPAAHLKVEENEAEWGFTR; encoded by the coding sequence ATGAAGATTCACCTGGACCGCACCCTGTGTGACGGCTTCGGGATCTGCGCGAAGCACGCACCGGCGTACTTCTCGCTCGACGACTGGGGTTACGCCTGCGTGATCGGGGACGGCACCGTGGCAGCGGCCGACCGCGACGCGGTCATGCGCGCCCTGATGGACTGCCCGGTGCACGCCATCATGGAACTGGACGAACGCCGCCCCGACGACGTGCCCCCACCGCCGAGCGGCGACGAGGACCCCGCCGCACACCTGAAAGTCGAAGAGAACGAAGCCGAATGGGGTTTCACGCGTTGA